In the genome of Lathyrus oleraceus cultivar Zhongwan6 chromosome 4, CAAS_Psat_ZW6_1.0, whole genome shotgun sequence, the window TGCAGGATGAATGAAAGAAAAATATTGGTATTTATTTATAAAGATTAATTATTATACATTGTCAATATAAAAAATTTTATAAAAtcgattcatcatcatccaccatttgcattactttatagatttttaaaataaaagtcaaatttgTTACAACATCCATTAACTTTTTACcctgtcagtgtatttcaattcACTTCAATTAAGTCCTtatttataaatcaattttacaaaataaacagaaaaatttaatttaaaacaaaaattaagaaaaatatgGTATTTTATAATTTCAAAACGGTATTTTATAATTTCTAGCATGTCAGTTTAAAAAAAAGGACAAACAAACATCTTATTACATATCATAAAGTTTACCATAAAGATATTTATAAATCAACTTCTAAAAATAAATGTCATATTTTATACTAATTTAAGTTgataaataatttaatttaaaacaaaaataaagaaaaaatatatattttataatttcTTGCATGTGCAGTTTCAAAAAGAGGACGGACAAACATTAAGGTATATATCATAAAATTTAATgtaaaaataatttatttattataaaaataatttatattaaaataaaaattaaataaagaTACTCGTTTATATTTTGACGGACAAATGGATACCAGTAATAATAATAACAATGCtagtaataataataacaatGCGCAAATATATTCTCATAAATCTAAAATAAAAATGTAAGTCCAAATAATAATTTTCAGCAAATAAATTAAAATACACTCACAAAATTGACTGCAAAAACAGCACATATTTTTATAGAAATAAGCTAACTTCTATAAGCAATTGAAGCACCCAAATTGTAAAAGAAACCTATTTCAAAGGGGAGACAATACTGCCCCCTGTATATGGCACTTTCGCACAAAAAATAATGCCTTTCAATGTCTTGAAAGCTCACAACTTATAAAATTAATCAAACCAAAAATACATCATGTAGCCAGCAGAGACACCGTGGAAGAAATCACTATTTGTCGACGATCGAATTTCCTCACTTACTCATCTTTTGATGAACTGGTGTATTTGTTTCTGTTATCCAACGAGGTTATGTTGGATGAAGAACTAGATGAAACAGAGCTGCCAACAGGAACAGCATTGGAGTTGTTTTGTGATGTGTTTCTCTGAGGATTGTTGTTACCTGCGGAGTTACTCCCCTCCTCTGCTAGTCTTTTCATAAGATTCATGATTGTTGGAACAAACTTGGTGGACAAGGAAATGAGTCCCGGAAGCTGAAAGCAAAAAACAATTATAAAGATGAAGCAGGCAATAATAAAGGTCTAACAACTGGCTATAGGTTGCAAACAAGCTCAAGAAGGCAAGAGAAACACAATAAATGTGAACATTGGGATAGAAGATTAAATTATAAAGATGATAATAAAATATACTCACTATTCCATGGCTAAATTCACCAGCAATGTTAAGTTGCACCCACAGGGCTTTCAAAAGAAGAAAAACAACAAAGATGACACCCAAATACAAAGGATTTCTGCCACATAGAATGCCAAACTTGGGTTAGATCAATTGAATAATACGACAAAAATGAAGAGATTTTTCTATATGTTTTAGGTCCAACACATCATATATTTATAAAGTTACTAATTTCATGCTGTGCAACTGCTAGAGGAGAGAGAGATGCAGAAGTGCAAatgaaaacaaataaaatataaatcAATTAAAGCAAGAAAATAGGCATCAATTTAGTACAGTCGACACGCACTTTAGAAGGGTCATAAATTCATTGAATCCCAAAATAACCAAAGCAAGTATTGCCCATGGGGGAGGTAGCCAGTTGTTATGGCGCTTGTTGGCCTCCTGAAAATGCAACAAAAAAATTGCATCAGTAAGAAATCATACAACTAAAATATTTTCCAAAGATTACAAAATATGAATGCCTTGAACATATGGTCATCCATGATGTTTATCAAACAAGCTATAATAGCTTTGGACATATCATTATGTATTGATGTCACCTGTAACGTAAACAATACTACAGAGCAAAACATTTGGGACCATGCCGACAACTTTATACATACAGGAAAGATAGAGCATGAAAACACATCCGGCCTAGATGGCTCCAGCTAAAAGTTTCAAATTTATAATTTCCACACAAAAATGTCATAGGATTTGAACTTATATTAATTTTGTCGCAACAGATTTTCCATTTTCTGCCATAGGAACTTTAAAAATATCTTAAAAAATGGGAAACACCATACCTGTGCAGAAATGGCTTGCGAAACACTATACTCTGTCTCCATCTTGAACTGCCTCCACAAAGATTTGCACTGGACAGGTGTAATCAGTGTCTTAGCTGGTGGAATCTGCATAGATAATTCATTCACAACAACTGATCAGTGCCCAAGATAGAAAATGCTCTCCAACATCACTCAAGGAACCCAAACGGGGTAGCAGTAGCATTATTGAGGTCCAACTTATATACTCATGTCAAAACTTCTTGAGATGTATTCCTACTAGCACAATCAGAACACTATACGATGCCAATTTATCAATCACTCATTTTATCCAAATACAACTGCAAATAGCGACGACAAAAAATGCACCTGTTCCCAACTGCTAGTGGCCAGCGGATCAGACGCTGTAATACTCCTATTTTTAACAGCACCGCTTGATGAATCCAGCAATGCAACAGCTAATGTTTTCTCAATATCATCTTTATCACCATCATCCAAACGAAGTACAGCCATAACAGATAGTAACTTCAAAGACTGCAAAGAGTTAAATTTGATTAAAAAGATAACAAACTGCAGTGCAAATTCGGTAGCGAAATAATATTGTAATCATGTCATACAGCAGAGCGAGCAGTTTTAGTGATAGCTCGAATATCTTCTTTCCCCGCCCAAACACGAGGCATTGAATCAGAATCATGGCTAAATAACATTGTAAACCTGTTTTCAAATTTAAGATGAGTGTCACTACAGTAAACTTCAAAAGGGTAAAAAAGTCAACTTCAATGATGCAGAAGGTTTAGTACCTGTCCTTCATACGGATCAGAACCCTTCCAGCTTCTTCCTTAGCCTTTCCTTCTACGACACCTCTTGCAAAATTCTCTAAACTCAAAATCATGTTCTGTCTTGCTTCTTCATCCATATCAAATGCATTAAGTGCAGCAGAGAACCCTAAAACTGCTGATGCCATCTCACGCTTAAAAAGGCTCCTTACTGATGGCCAAGTATCACTATTAGCTCCATCCAAAAGAGCTTCAACTGGGCCAGACAAAGCCAGTTTCAGTTTTTCCTGCAACAGTATTACTATTAGAAAACTTCCCAAGAGGTTAGTTATTCTACTTACAAACCCGTATTTATATTATACTAGGCTCGAcaaaaagaaatatgaaaatcAATCCTAAGAATCTAAATTTACAATCCAAATACTATGAGCTAATGTCCATATATCCTAACAATTTACAATTTGAATACTAGCATCATTCTAATCATGAAAGACAGTTACTAAAAGATTCATAAGCATGAATAATTAATTCTGAATACAAACCTCATATGAAGAAACAAGTTCAGAAATCTTAGCTTCACGCACAGATGCAACATGTGCATCAATATCACGCAACAATTTCTCTCGTACTTTAGATGTATCCCAATTTGCTACTTCAATAACAACGTCTGCAGTGATGGTATATCATGTTAGTCAGTTGAATAACAATATTCATACTTGCAAGAGACATTATCAAGTTAACTTTTCAGACAGTAAATCAGTAGAATGAACCAAAATGTAGTAAATGTGATCCATCCAACACCAAATCAATCATTGTATACAATCTGCTTCCTGTGTATCCATGTGCTCTTATTTCCGTTTCAAGTGTATCTCATTACATGTTTAGGACCTTCAATGTAATTTATGTTCACTAATAAACAGCATAAAGAAAATTTTCATTACCTGCACATGCTTCATCAAATTGAGCCACACAAGACTCAATGCAACTATTAGCAGCTGTAGAAAACCTTTCCCCTCCTTTCAAAGCCTTTTCGAGTGTATCCTTAAATTTTTCCAAAGTTCCAGATCTAATGTGTCCCAGTGCAGATTGGTACGCTGGTTGGACAATCTGGCCAATTGAAAAGGTGTTACATACCCTTATAAACAACATAAATCATCATTACAAATCTACAAAAGCTTTAAAGACAAAGAAAGTAACAATCCAGTATCTAAAATAGTCATTTTGATTAAATAATAATCAAATAATTTATGTTTGTGAAAAAGAAAGGTTTCATGACCATGATTCCTAAGAGCCGGGCTAAGAAAAATTACTTGCAACAATTTGTCTTGAAGTTGCTTTTGTTTTATAGTTCTCACACCTTCATCAAAATAAGTAGCCTCGGCGTCATACCTAGATTAAAAGAAAATGCAATAACCCAATTAACCATCTACGCTTATTCTTACATGATACGACAACATGTAACATCAAGCTAGCAAACTCTAAGGCTACAGTTTTCATGAAACTAACAAATTGAGCCAGTAACAATATAGGTCACATAAGCTG includes:
- the LOC127076390 gene encoding protein ROOT HAIR DEFECTIVE 3, which produces MAASETCCSTQLIDGDGIFNASGVDKFMKEVKLAECGLSYAVVSIMGPQSSGKSTLLNNLFNTNFREMDAFKGRSQTTKGIWMARCAGIEPCTLVMDLEGTDGRERGEDDTAFEKQSALFALAVSDIVLINMWCHDIGREQAANKPLLKTVFQVMMRLFSPRKTTMLFVIRDKTRTPLENLEPVLREDIQKIWDSVPKPQAHMETPLSEFFNVEVVALSSYEEKEEQFKEQVANLRQRFHQSIAPGGLAGDRRGVVPASGFSFSAHEIWKVIKENKDLDLPAHKVMVATVRCEEIANEKYAAFVANEEWCQLEETVQSNPIPGFGKKINSLLHAGLSEYDAEATYFDEGVRTIKQKQLQDKLLQIVQPAYQSALGHIRSGTLEKFKDTLEKALKGGERFSTAANSCIESCVAQFDEACADVVIEVANWDTSKVREKLLRDIDAHVASVREAKISELVSSYEEKLKLALSGPVEALLDGANSDTWPSVRSLFKREMASAVLGFSAALNAFDMDEEARQNMILSLENFARGVVEGKAKEEAGRVLIRMKDRFTMLFSHDSDSMPRVWAGKEDIRAITKTARSASLKLLSVMAVLRLDDGDKDDIEKTLAVALLDSSSGAVKNRSITASDPLATSSWEQIPPAKTLITPVQCKSLWRQFKMETEYSVSQAISAQEANKRHNNWLPPPWAILALVILGFNEFMTLLKNPLYLGVIFVVFLLLKALWVQLNIAGEFSHGILPGLISLSTKFVPTIMNLMKRLAEEGSNSAGNNNPQRNTSQNNSNAVPVGSSVSSSSSSNITSLDNRNKYTSSSKDE